TAAGAAATGATTGTCATTAGGCGGACCACTTTTAATCAAATTGGCTCCAATCGGGTTAATTCCAACATAGAGTTGATCACCATTGGAGTTTGCAGTTAATACGGCAAAAATTGTATAGTCCACGACACCATCACTGTTTAGGTCTAACTCTATTGGAGCGGGATCTCCGGCAAACACTTTTCGGCCATCTATTTGATAGTAGATTTTTTCCGGAATGGGAGTGGGCTCCGAATTATCATCTGTAGAACAACCTACTAAAGATATCCCTAATATTGAAATTATAAAAAGAGGGAACGGCTTAAAGTTAGTGAGAAAATTCATGTTTAAAATAGGATTAATTTGTGTCGTTTCTAGTTCTGAAAAGTAAAAGTAACGGTCAATCCTACCGAAAAATTTTTCGGCAAGGCGTGTACCCCTAATAAAGATCTACTGTGCTCACCTTTCGTGTCGAGTATTTGTTTAAATAGATCGGAAGCTCCATTAACGATACTTGGTGCCTCATCCCAATTTTCGGCACTTCGATAGTATGCAGTTATATGGTTAATTCCTTCTAATCTGTCCATAGTGACATACTCGTTAATCTGCGCCAGCACATTAAGTGCACATAAACGCATGGCTTGGTATCCGTCTTCGGTTGTGAACTCTTGGCCCAACTTCCCTTGATGGGTAAAAATAGTTTCCTGTATTGGAAATTGAATGGCCACATATCCAATATTTCCCCTGAGTTGCACA
This genomic stretch from Ulvibacter sp. MAR_2010_11 harbors:
- a CDS encoding RidA family protein, with protein sequence MSLSIYKAAENKGVLLPVPPMAGGNYNPVQLRGNIGYVAIQFPIQETIFTHQGKLGQEFTTEDGYQAMRLCALNVLAQINEYVTMDRLEGINHITAYYRSAENWDEAPSIVNGASDLFKQILDTKGEHSRSLLGVHALPKNFSVGLTVTFTFQN